A region from the Vibrio navarrensis genome encodes:
- a CDS encoding ammonium transporter, which yields MELTTTVTELRYALDTFFFLISGALVMWMAAGFAMLEAGLVRSKNTTEILTKNFCLYAIACTTYLVVGYNIMYVDNSEGGWLPSLGALIGSQAEGADHSLESDFFFQVVFVATAMSVVSGAVAERMKLWSFLVFSAILTAFIYPMEGYWTWGGGFLSAAGYSDFAGSGIVHMAGASAALAGVLLLGARKGKYGKNGEIYPIPGSNMPLATLGTFILWFGWFGFNGGSQLMLSDFENATAVGQIFLNTNAAAAAGAIAALLVCKTTWGKADLTMILNGALAGLVAITADPLSPSPVYSVAIGAVAGALVVFSIIGLDKVKIDDPVGAISVHGVCGFFGLMVVPLSNADATFSAQLLGAAVIFAWVFGASLVVWGILKATMGIRVSEEEEMEGMDMHDCGVGAYPEFVTVK from the coding sequence ATGGAATTAACAACAACCGTAACTGAGTTACGCTACGCGCTCGATACCTTTTTCTTCCTCATTTCCGGCGCGCTTGTGATGTGGATGGCGGCTGGTTTCGCCATGTTGGAAGCGGGTCTGGTGCGTTCAAAAAACACCACTGAAATTTTAACCAAAAACTTCTGTTTGTACGCTATCGCCTGTACGACCTACTTAGTGGTTGGTTACAACATCATGTACGTCGACAACAGCGAAGGCGGTTGGCTACCTTCGCTTGGTGCGCTGATTGGCAGTCAAGCCGAAGGGGCGGATCACTCGCTTGAGTCGGATTTCTTCTTCCAAGTGGTCTTCGTTGCCACTGCCATGTCTGTGGTATCAGGTGCTGTCGCTGAGCGTATGAAACTGTGGTCTTTCCTTGTGTTTTCGGCCATTTTGACTGCGTTCATCTACCCAATGGAAGGTTACTGGACTTGGGGCGGCGGCTTCCTGTCTGCGGCTGGCTATAGTGACTTTGCGGGCTCTGGTATCGTGCATATGGCGGGTGCGTCTGCGGCTCTAGCGGGTGTGTTATTGCTCGGTGCGCGTAAAGGCAAATATGGCAAAAACGGTGAAATCTACCCAATTCCGGGTTCTAACATGCCACTAGCCACCTTAGGTACCTTCATCTTGTGGTTTGGTTGGTTCGGTTTCAACGGCGGCTCACAATTAATGCTGTCGGATTTTGAGAACGCGACAGCGGTAGGTCAAATCTTCCTGAACACCAACGCGGCGGCGGCGGCGGGTGCTATCGCAGCACTGCTCGTGTGTAAAACCACTTGGGGTAAAGCAGATCTGACCATGATTCTCAACGGCGCGTTGGCTGGTCTAGTGGCGATTACCGCAGATCCTCTTTCTCCATCTCCGGTTTACTCTGTGGCGATTGGTGCGGTAGCGGGTGCGCTGGTGGTGTTCAGCATCATTGGTCTGGATAAAGTGAAGATTGACGATCCAGTGGGCGCTATCTCTGTTCACGGCGTGTGTGGCTTCTTCGGTCTGATGGTGGTTCCGCTAAGCAATGCCGACGCGACTTTCTCAGCTCAGCTTCTCGGCGCTGCGGTTATCTTTGCTTGGGTATTTGGTGCAAGCTTAGTGGTGTGGGGCATCTTGAAAGCGACCATGGGTATCCGTGTTAGCGAAGAGGAAGAGATGGAAGGCATGGACATGCACGATTGTGGTGTTGGCGCTTACCCAGAGTTTGTGACCGTCAAGTAA
- the glnK gene encoding P-II family nitrogen regulator, with protein sequence MKLINAIIKPFKLDDVREALADVGIEGMTVSEVKGFGRQKGHTELYRGAEYQVDFLPKVKLEIATQADNVDRVIEAITKAAHTGKIGDGKIFVYDLSHAVRIRTGETDIEAL encoded by the coding sequence ATGAAACTAATCAACGCCATTATTAAACCATTTAAACTGGATGATGTTCGTGAAGCGCTGGCGGATGTCGGCATTGAAGGGATGACGGTTTCAGAAGTGAAAGGATTCGGCCGTCAGAAAGGACATACCGAGCTGTATCGTGGTGCCGAGTATCAGGTTGATTTTCTGCCGAAGGTAAAACTTGAGATTGCCACTCAAGCAGACAATGTGGACCGAGTGATTGAAGCGATCACCAAAGCGGCGCATACCGGAAAAATTGGTGACGGCAAAATTTTTGTGTACGACTTAAGTCACGCGGTACGTATTCGTACTGGCGAGACTGATATTGAAGCACTGTAA
- a CDS encoding TonB-dependent receptor domain-containing protein — protein sequence MLLTRKTNLAMAVASLCAISTSAQAESKADEVMVVTASGFEQKLVDAPASVTVITEEDLRARPYTNLLDALRNIEGVDVGESQDKSGQSTISIRGMGADYTLVLIDGKRQNNNGDLYPNNFVGFQSAHIPPLDMIERIEVVRGPMSTLYGADAMGGVVNIITKRASKEWHGSISTSRTFQENPEQGDINTTDFYASGALIEDKLALTVRGSYYDKAESNPTYAPELGPDGHLHKPETTFGGGGKTSDNQNWAAGFGLAWYINEEQELLLDYDASRQKYDNAQSQFGTTDSTATIYANARVGYAPTQRTLRDQWSLTHKGKWDFGRSEVSLSHVKTENLGRSLPLSLQQRQELADKKASSSKDDVMAWIESELMPRPNRTLRNESTTLDAKLELPLGDHFVVVGGQWIDSEMEDGVFGMQGTGYQAGTMQEQTQYSLFVEDSWRIIEPFTLTAGVRYDDHDTFGSHVSPRLYGVYTLNPNWTVKGGVSTGYKTPKTTDLYSGITGFGGQGTSPWVGNENLKPEESVNSEVAVYYTHEKGHTFNATFFHNDFKNKIESKYNCIANPNNRACDNADAAGWNALNSRYVLTYKDNVGDARVQGIELAGKLVLPYDLSLSANYTYTDSEVTSGSEKGQPLTDSPVKHMLNTTLNWYATNYVSLYLTMEANSDRYRGQDDSGKDQYYKDFEIFHLGGSWMLSDDLTLSARVNNLFDKDFTTYDVTNWQDNGDGSYTMTKEDHYNVKHASRNFWISANMRF from the coding sequence ATGTTGTTAACACGTAAGACAAACTTGGCGATGGCCGTTGCATCGCTCTGCGCGATTTCTACTTCTGCCCAAGCAGAAAGCAAAGCCGATGAAGTGATGGTAGTAACCGCTTCTGGATTTGAACAAAAACTGGTTGATGCGCCTGCCAGCGTAACGGTGATTACCGAGGAAGATCTCCGTGCCCGCCCGTACACCAATTTGCTTGATGCGCTGCGCAATATCGAAGGGGTTGACGTTGGTGAAAGCCAAGACAAAAGCGGCCAGAGCACCATCAGCATTCGTGGTATGGGCGCCGACTATACCTTAGTGCTGATTGATGGCAAACGTCAAAACAACAATGGCGATCTTTATCCGAACAACTTTGTCGGCTTCCAATCGGCACACATTCCGCCACTGGATATGATTGAGCGTATCGAAGTGGTGCGTGGCCCAATGTCCACTCTGTACGGTGCAGATGCGATGGGCGGTGTGGTCAACATTATCACTAAGCGTGCGAGCAAAGAGTGGCACGGCTCGATTTCCACCAGCCGTACCTTCCAAGAAAACCCAGAACAGGGTGATATCAATACCACCGATTTTTACGCCTCGGGTGCACTGATTGAAGACAAGTTAGCGCTCACCGTACGCGGCAGTTACTACGATAAAGCCGAATCGAATCCGACTTACGCGCCAGAACTTGGCCCAGATGGCCATCTCCATAAGCCAGAGACTACCTTTGGTGGCGGTGGCAAAACCTCCGATAATCAGAACTGGGCGGCAGGCTTTGGTTTAGCTTGGTACATCAACGAGGAGCAGGAACTGCTGCTCGACTACGACGCTTCACGTCAGAAATACGACAATGCTCAGTCACAATTCGGTACCACCGACAGTACTGCAACCATCTATGCAAACGCTCGTGTTGGTTATGCACCGACTCAGCGTACGCTGCGTGACCAATGGTCTTTAACGCACAAAGGCAAGTGGGATTTTGGTCGCAGTGAAGTCTCGCTATCGCATGTCAAAACAGAAAACTTAGGCCGTTCACTGCCGCTCTCGTTACAGCAGCGTCAAGAGCTGGCGGATAAGAAAGCGAGTTCGAGCAAAGATGATGTGATGGCCTGGATCGAATCTGAATTAATGCCTCGCCCTAACCGAACGTTACGTAACGAAAGCACCACTTTAGATGCCAAATTAGAGCTGCCTTTGGGCGATCACTTTGTGGTTGTCGGTGGACAATGGATTGATTCCGAAATGGAAGATGGCGTGTTTGGTATGCAAGGCACGGGCTATCAAGCAGGGACGATGCAAGAGCAAACGCAATATTCGCTGTTTGTCGAAGACAGCTGGCGCATCATTGAGCCATTCACGCTGACAGCGGGGGTGCGCTATGACGATCACGATACTTTCGGTAGCCATGTTTCACCGCGTTTGTACGGTGTGTACACCTTAAACCCGAACTGGACAGTCAAAGGTGGTGTGTCAACGGGGTATAAAACGCCGAAAACCACCGATCTATACTCCGGCATTACTGGCTTTGGCGGCCAAGGTACCAGCCCGTGGGTCGGCAACGAAAACCTGAAACCGGAAGAATCGGTCAACAGCGAAGTGGCGGTGTACTACACCCATGAAAAAGGCCATACCTTTAACGCGACCTTCTTCCATAACGATTTTAAAAACAAGATCGAAAGCAAATACAACTGTATCGCCAATCCAAACAATCGCGCGTGCGACAATGCGGATGCCGCAGGTTGGAATGCGTTAAATAGTCGCTATGTGTTGACTTACAAAGACAACGTTGGTGATGCAAGAGTGCAAGGGATCGAACTGGCCGGAAAATTGGTGTTGCCTTACGATTTATCGTTGAGTGCGAACTACACTTACACCGACTCTGAGGTAACCAGCGGGTCGGAAAAAGGCCAGCCGTTGACCGACAGTCCGGTTAAGCACATGCTCAACACGACCTTAAACTGGTACGCGACCAACTACGTTTCGCTCTATCTGACCATGGAAGCCAACTCAGACCGCTACCGTGGTCAAGATGACAGCGGTAAGGATCAGTACTACAAAGATTTCGAGATTTTCCACTTAGGTGGCAGTTGGATGCTGTCGGATGATTTGACTCTCTCCGCTCGCGTGAACAACTTGTTTGACAAAGACTTTACCACCTACGATGTGACTAACTGGCAAGACAACGGTGATGGTAGTTACACCATGACCAAAGAAGATCACTACAACGTGAAACACGCGTCGCGTAACTTCTGGATCTCGGCCAACATGCGTTTTTAA